The Tenebrio molitor chromosome 3, icTenMoli1.1, whole genome shotgun sequence genome contains a region encoding:
- the LOC138126370 gene encoding sphingosine-1-phosphate phosphatase 1-like gives MSHLKEPELVAKIQNYFGVITSTEPPSTDNSTRSAEVKQNYVITNKFWYYLFIFGTALGDEAFYSCFIPFWFWNIDGAVGRRVVLIWTIVMYIGQAVKDILRWPRPGPPVVRLQSKWSLEYGMPSTHAMVAVAFPFSFLLCTVNRYQYNIPLGLVIAVLWCSVICLSRLYLGMHSVLDVIVGLALAVLIMTPLVPIVDYLDNYLLTDSTSPFLLLVVSILMIVYYPNSGKWTPTRGDTAMILSVCVGIHVGAWLNYQLGIMTSSELTPPYAIMWPSYTMLGCTVLRTVIGFALVLLTKAVSKSASYSFFCALLKEDADVLKKSVNSLSNKHKTIVELGCKYVTCAMIGFNALYLIPQLFRYLKIERHTFFTEI, from the exons ATGTCGCACCTGAAAGAACCGGAATTGGTggcaaaaattcaaaactacTTTGGGGTTATAACAAGTACAGAACCCCCGAGCACCGACAATAGCACTCGCAGTGCCGAAGTCAAACAGAACTATGTGATAACGAATAAATTTTGGTactatttattcatttttgggACCGCCCTCGGAGATGAAGCTTTCTATTCCTGTTTTATCCCCTTCTGGTTCTGGAACATTGATGGGGCCGTGGGTAGAAGAGTGGTCTTGATTTGGACCATCGTCATGTACATAG GACAAGCAGTGAAAGACATTCTTCGTTGGCCCAGACCTGGACCTCCCGTGGTGCGGCTGCAAAGCAAGTGGTCTTTAGAGTATGGAATGCCATCAACACATGCAATGGTCGCAGTGGCGTTCCCGTTCTCGTTCCTCTTGTGCACAGTGAACCGGTATCAATACAACATTCCTTTGGGACTGGTTATTGCAGTCTTGTGGTGCTCCGTTATTTGTTTGAGTAGACTGTATCTTGGCATGCATTCAGTTCtg GACGTCATCGTGGGATTAGCCTTAGCGGTGCTAATCATGACCCCATTAGTGCCAATAGTCGACTACTTAGACAATTATTTACTAACAGACTCAACATCTCCATTTTTACTGTTAGTCGTCTCAATTCTCATGATTGTCTACTACCCAAACAGTGGCAAGTGGACACCCACAAG GGGAGATACTGCTATGATTCTTTCCGTTTGTGTCGGAATCCACGTAGGAGCCTGGTTGAATTACCAGCTGGGGATCATGACGTCTTCGGAGTTGACGCCGCCTTACGCCATAATGTGGCCTTCGTACACCATGCTGGGGTGTACAGTCCTACGTACGGTGATCGGATTCGCGTTGGTGCTGTTGACGAAAGCAGTTTCCAAAAGTGCTTCTTACAGTTTCTTTTGCGCCCTCTTGAAGGAAGACGCAgacgttttgaaaaaatcggTCAACTCGTTGAGCAACAAACACAAAACTATTGTCGAATTGGGGTGCAAGTACGTTACTTGCGCAATGATCGGATTCAACGCCCTCTATCTCATTCCACAACTGTTTAGATATCTGAAGATTGAGCGACACACTTTTTTTACGGAAATTTGA
- the l(3)80Fg gene encoding dnaJ homolog subfamily C member 16, whose translation MRWQSKIWVYCGYIMVCLLLTAIAELGNPYEILGVHRKATRSEIRKAYKQLAMEWHPDKKRVPSAEERFVSIKQAYELLSDPERRKLYDDKGITEHDFYNRPEHAPFHTNNPFDDIFSAHGAHFNFQENDITFFHKLSISTRQYDKLIVPKSEKTPHLIFFYTDWCFACLQSAPYCRRLVDKLEPLGVNFVTVHSGKEPVLARRLNIHTLPCIVLLLDGNVFVYKDTITSVQRIIEFLRNKMPYKLVPKIRNEDVDAFLNGWEDNRVRGLIFEPRQNMRLRYLVTAYHFRHRVAFGFVDSEEIRQKYQVPQDMDTVLLFNENISSPMASLSMKDIPTSTLHHIVSSNQYLALPRLSSQEVLEALCPCEWNKPRKRLCVVLVTKTSSNHDLHRQSFRIYAQNSPYSVEKVRFAYIYHDKQTEFVNSLIPGMIHLVNFCPIEATILFFTEGEFVEPLLRVVILWRRDTSHVKYEWISDKWEWENNLNQTTQKLDSTISRLLRSSEALTYEASVNDLFDEHAKGIFGRIATKVGTFMESVYDGLSKDQILPALSIIGTIVFILAVGYFMAYLVRLEEENIQQQKAKAKSGNNNNDSSNSSYQPELRLHELRGEKYNGLVRLLKPGCRTILLVLDMQSRQQLIPPFHKAVWPYRKNKTLMFSYMYIERGLSWYKELLQLSLPEERELNINPRNCVGTVLSLNGHRKYFCMFHAKHTERFSKKKRVKLTKPFEEKDCESGTFIGFDSDSSESEEEILLQENLLDGLPNWLDRLFEGTTQRYHINYWPDFPNK comes from the exons ATGAGATGGCAGTCCAAAATTTGGGTATATTGTGGTTATATTATGGTTTGTTTACTACTCACGGCGATAGCGGAATTAGGTAACCCCTACGAAATACTGGGTGTCCATAGGAAAGCGACACGATCAGAAATCAGGAAAGCCTATAAACAGCTTGCTATGGAATG GCACCCGGACAAAAAGAGAGTTCCGTCAGCGGAAGAACGATTTGTCAGTATAAAACAAGCATACGAGTTATTGTCGGATCCTGAGAGAAGAAAACTTTATGATGACAAAGGAATTACGGAACATGATTTTTACAACAGACCTGAACATGCACCTTTCCATACAAACAATCCCTTCGATGACATTTTCAGTGCCCATGGGgcacattttaatttccaaGAGAATGACATAACGTTTTTCCACAAATTGTCAATATCTACAAG GCAATATGATAAATTAATTGTTCCGAAGAGTGAGAAGACGCctcatttaatatttttctataCTGATTGGTGTTTTGCTTGCCTTCAAAGTGCTCCATACTGCCGTAGATTGGTTGACAAATTAGAACCTCTCGGTGTTAATTTCGTGACGGTTCATTCAGGGAAAGAACCTGTCCTAGCTAGGCGCCTTAACATACACACTTTACCGTGCATTGTTTTATTGCTCGATGGCAATGTATTTGTTTATAAGGATACAATTACAAGTGTTCAGAGAATCATTG AATTTCTCAGGAACAAAATGCCCTACAAGCTCGTTCCCAAAATCAGAAACGAGGACGTAGACGCCTTTCTTAATGGCTGGGAAGATAACAGAGTTCGTGGTTTGATATTCGAGCCACGTCAGAACATGAGATTGCGTTATTTGGTCACTGCCTATCATTTCCGACATAGAGTTGCTTTTGG TTTTGTAGATTCTGAAGAGATACGACAAAAGTATCAAGTTCCACAAGACATGGACACAGTGTTACTTTTCAATGAAAATATTTCCTCACCTATGGCAAGTTTGTCCATGAAAGATATACCCACTTCCACTCTACATCATATTGTTTCATCGAATCAATACCTTGCCCTCCCAAGACTGTCTTCTCAG GAAGTCCTGGAGGCCTTGTGTCCTTGTGAATGGAACAAGCCCAGGAAGCGACTATGCGTCGTTTTAGTCACTAAAACGTCAAGCAATCACGACCTCCATCGACAATCCTTCAGAATATACGCACAAAATTCGCCGTATAGTGTCGAAAAAGTCCGTTTCGCTTATATCTATCACGATAAACAAACGGAATTTGTAAATTCGTTAATTCCAGGTATGATTCAtcttgtcaatttttgtccaaTTGAggcaacaattttgtttttcacagaAGGCGAATTCGTCGAGCCTTTGCTTCGCGTAGTTATTCTGTGGCGAAGAGACACTTCGCACGTCAAATACGAATGGATCAGTGACAAGTGGGAATGggagaataatctgaatcaaACTACACAGAAGCTAGACAGCACTATAAGTCGCCTCTTGAGGTCTAGCGAAGCCCTCACTTACGAAGCTTCCGTTAATGATTTGTTCGATGAACACGCGAAAGGGATTTTTGGGCGAATAGCAACGAAAGTCGGAACGTTTATGGAGTCGGTGTACGACGGTCTCAGTAAAGACCAGATTTTGCCTGCGTTATCGATCATCGGAACGATTGTATTCATTTTAGCCGTTGGATATTTTATGGCGTATTTGGT GCGCTTGGAAGAAGAAAACATCCAACAACAGAAGGCGAAAGCGAAATCTGGGAATAACAACAATGACAGCTCGAATTCCAGTTACCAGCCGGAACTGCGTTTGCACGAATTACGTGGCGAAAAGTACAACGGATTGGTGAGACTCCTGAAACCGGGTTGTCGCACGATCTTGTTGGTGCTCGACATGCAATCGCGCCAGCAATTAATCCCCCCCTTCCACAAGGCGGTGTGGCCGTACCGAAA GAACAAGACGTTGATGTTTTCCTACATGTACATTGAACGGGGCCTTAGCTGGTACAAGGAACTGTTGCAGTTGTCTTTGCCAGAAGAGCGTGAACTGAACATAAATCCTCGAAACTGCGTCGGCACCGTCCTCTCTCTGAACGGTCACCGGAAGTACTTCTGCATGTTCCACGCCAAGCACACCGAGAGGTTTTCGAAAAAGAAGAGGGTCAAGTTGACCAAACCGTTCGAAGAGAAAGACTGCGAGAGCGGAACGTTCATCGGATTCGACTCCGATTCGTCCGAGTCCGAGGAGGAAATCTTGCTTCAGGAGAATTTACTGGACGGTCTGCCGAACTGGTTAGATCGGTTATTCGAGGGAACAACACAACGTTATCACATCAACTATTGGCCAGAttttccaaataaataa
- the Vps24 gene encoding charged multivesicular body protein 3: protein MGLFGKTPERNPKDMVNEWSSKLRKEGYQLDRQIRSIKREEEKVKRSLKEAAKKNDKETSIILAKEILHARKAISKIYTSKAHINSVMLQMKNQLATLRVAGSLSKSTEVMQAMQRLIRVPEVAQTMQNMSKEMMKAGIIEEMLDETMDTFEDTEEMEEAAQTEVDKVLWEITEGKLGEAPAPPVGERPAVEEPAEPAEVEDEEEIEEMQSRLAALKS, encoded by the exons ATGGGTCTATTTGGGAAAACACCGGAGAGGAACCCCAAGGACATG GTTAACGAATGGAGCTCCAAGTTGAGAAAAGAAGGCTACCAACTGGACCGTCAGATCAGAT CCATTAAGAGAGAAGAGGAGAAGGTTAAACGGTCACTCAAAGAAGCAGCTAAAAAGAACGATAAAGAAACGTCAATAATCCTGGCAAAAGAAATTCTACATGCCCGTAAGGCCATAAGTAAAATCTATACTTCCAAGGCGCACATTAACTCTGTCATGCTCCAGATGAAGAACCAACTAG CCACACTTCGTGTCGCGGGCTCTCTGTCAAAATCCACTGAAGTGATGCAAGCCATGCAGCGTCTGATTCGTGTGCCGGAAGTTGCGCAGACAATGCAGAATATGTCAAAAGAGATGATGAAAGCGGGAATTATTGAAGAGATGCTCGATGAAACAATGGACACTTTCGAAGATACTGAGGAGATGGAAGAGGCGGCGCAGACGGAAGTTGATAAAGTGTTGTGGGAGATCACGGAGGGTAAATTGGGTGAGGCACCGGCGCCGCCTGTTGGCGAAAGACCCGCCGTGGAAGAACCGGCAGAACCTGCGGAGGTGGAAGATGAAGAAGAAATAGAAGAAATGCAAAGCAGACTAGCAGCTCTTAAGTCTTAA
- the LOC138126374 gene encoding MICOS complex subunit MIC10-like codes for MASPVYVEEELGRKWDRCFSDALLKFGGGVVLGSVFSLLFFKRRRWPIVLGGGFGIGMAYSNCERDINATIRDRSI; via the exons ATGGCGTCTCCTGTGTACGTCGAAGAAGAACTGGGCAGAAAATGGGACCGGTGTTTTTCCGATGCGCTGcttaaatttg GAGGTGGAGTTGTCTTAGGATCAGtcttttctcttttattttttaaaagaagacGGTGGCCTATAGTTCTGGGCGGTGGATTTGGAATAGGAATGGCTTATTCAAATTGTGAACGGGATATCAACGCCACGATTCGTGATCGGAGTATTTAA
- the LOC138126369 gene encoding kinesin-like protein KIF9, whose translation MKSKMVEKKYTKIYFRLFPMERMLWDYLKILDDHKTIYVRCLQELAKSKENVIPTFWTFRTDHVFFNHTQKEIYDSVIPDVLNNISQGRDAIVLAYGQTGTGKSLTISGLENPYEDRGILPRMVSDLFRKVETETAKIHIKMCIKVSFVEFSRTNINDLLQPYPNMIHSLKEMTTARVKSADEALKIIFRGEGRKVYSEFASYPSHSCNSIFTFYIATKNLEMQDNSLTKCKLHVIDLAGADTAGNFSCLFKNHQEIGAANLAKTQLEQFFLVLCSDIPEHIKVKQRINPMIQYLGDSLNKNSILRLIGHIRASREDLLLTISMLRFGELIGGLKSTRFEINIDGEVNRERVDQLEKELAKIKLENKYNSILMHQDLAKSFNEERFAHVERTVNEYLQNKITQLTLLNVCDINIALEIMKMLCKKCEEEKDKIKEISQAKPKKLSSSSTTHKVHSKTSRGSNKTSSTDTMTKKHSEEKTRSSSAAANVKTSKDKVPPLQETGSRTRPKTSSSSLLRRSSAAKRKSHSSASIYEKTKSKSDEGVLMPQVPPEYAEAWGLYMSEKNEDYTRLVKLYEKNESGAKDVYKAYLNEIDKLREVTAKVEKHKNNLMMAKMTREFQQANKYSESGEIILSEFEKCCMKELESSKQEQLEMQELVLKCQAELKAHINICKEVKKELKNSFDEFCKEKYQMPVANLGAEEPIPMDIEKALNEEEEKVERVVMPDDNEARRYERLKHLIENEKRKKKLYLMRHREWLTY comes from the exons ATGAAATCGAAAATGGTTGAAAAAAAGTACACAAAGATATATTTTCGACTCTTTCCAATGGAGAGGATGCTTTGGGACTACTTGAAAATTCTAGATGACCACAAAACTATCTACGTTAGGTGTCTACAAGAACTCGCCAAATCCAAAGAGAACGTCATACCCACTTTCTGGACCTTTCGCACCGACCACGTCTTCTTCAACCACACCCAAAAGGAAATCTATGACAGCGTAATCCCAGACGTTTTGAACAA TATTTCACAAGGTCGCGATGCCATCGTCTTGGCCTACGGACAAACAGGAACAGGTAAATCCCTCACCATCAGCGGCCTCGAGAATCCATACGAGGACAGAGGAATACTGCCACGAATGGTATCAGATCTCTTCCGCAAAGTGGAAACAGAAACGGCAAAAATTCATATCAAGATGTGTATCAAAGTCTCTTTTGTCGAGTTCTCCAGAACAAACATCAACGACTTGTTGCAACCATATCCCAATATGATCCACTCCCTCAAAGAAATGACCACAGCGAGGGTGAAAAGTGCGGACGAAGCTCTCAAAATCATCTTCAGAG GGGAGGGTCGCAAAGTGTACTCAGAGTTTGCATCGTACCCGTCGCACTCTTGTAACAGTATTTTTACTTTCTACATCGCCACCAAAAATCTAGAAATGCAAGACAATTCCCTAACCAAATGCAAG TTGCACGTTATAGACCTCGCCGGAGCTGACACCGCGGGGAATTTTTCTTGCTTGTTTAAAAACCACCAAGAAATAGGAGCGGCTAATTTGGCAAAGACACAACTGGAACAGTTTTTtcttgtgttgtgttcggaCATTCCAGAACACATTAAAGTGAAGCAACGGATAAACCCCATGATACAATATCTAGGGGATTCCCTGAACAAAAACAGTATTCTGCG TCTTATCGGTCATATTAGAGCTTCTAGAGAAGATTTATTGTTAACAATCTCCATGTTACGATTTGGAGAACTGATCGGTGGTCTCAAGTCTACCagatttgaaataaacatCGATGGTGAGGTTAATCGGGAAAGAGTCGACCAACTGGAA AAAGAATTAGCTAAAATTAAGTTGGAAAACAAGTACAACTCCATACTGATGCACCAAGACTTGGCGAAATCCTTCAACGAAGAACGATTCGCGCACGTCGAAAGAACAGTGAACGAGTATTTGCAGAATAAAATTACGCAACTCACTCTACTCAACGTGTGCGACATTAATATCGCTTTGGAGATCATGAAAATGCTTTGCAAAAAGTGCGAAGAAGAGAAAGATAAGATAAAAGAGATTTCTCAAGCAAAACCTAAGAAGTTGTCGTCATCAAGCACCACTCATAAA GTTCATTCTAAAACTTCTCGAGGTTCCAACAAAACTTCTTCTACTGACACAATGACAAAGAAACACAGTGAGGAGAAAACGCGTTCCTCTTCTGCTGCAGCAAATGTGAAAACCAGCAAAGATAAAGTCCCTCCTC TCCAAGAGACGGGGTCAAGGACTAGACCGAAGACGAGCAGCTCGAGTCTGCTAAGGCGGTCCTCCGCAGCTAAGAGAAAATCTCACTCCAGTGCTTCGATTTACGAAAAGACCAAGTCCAAGTCTGACGAGGGGGTTTTGATGCCTCAAGTCCCACCAGAGTACGCGGAGGCTTGGGGCTTGTACATGAGTGAGAAGAATGAGGACTACACTAGGTTGGTGAAGTTGTACGAGAAGAACGAGTCCGGGGCGAAGGACGTCTACAAGGCATATTTGAACGAGATAGATAAGTTGAGGGAGGTTACGGCGAAGGTCGAAAAGCACAAGAACAACTTGATGATG GCGAAAATGACTCGAGAGTTTCAACAAGCGAATAAGTACAGCGAAAGCGGCGAGATAATTCTGAGCGAGTTTGAAAAGTGTTGCATGAAGGAGTTGGAGAGTTCGAAACAGGAACAGCTCGAAATGCAGGAGTTGGTGTTGAAGTGTCAAGCGGAATTGAAAGCTCATATTAATATTTGCAAGGAAGTGAAGAAAGAGCTCAAGAAtagttttgatgagttctgtAAGGAGAAGTATCAGATGCCTGTTGCAAATTTGGGGGCGGAAGAACCGATTCCGATG GATATCGAGAAAGCTTTGAATGAGGAAGAGGAGAAGGTCGAGAGAGTGGTAATGCCTGATGATAACGAGGCGAGACGGTACGAGCGTTTGAAGCATTTAATCGAAAACGAGAAGAGAAAGAAGAAATTGTACTTGATGAGGCACAGGGAGTGGTTGACTTATTag
- the bic gene encoding transcription factor BTF3 homolog 4: protein MNTEKLKKLQSQVRIGGKGTPRRKKKVVHSTQATDDKKLQSSLKKLSVNTIPGIEEVNMIKDDGTVIHFNNPKAQASLAANTFAITGHGENKQITEMLPGILSQLGPEGLNQLKRLASTVANTGLGRIVSEDEEDLPDLVENFDEASKAEVAKKEGEEKPKEN, encoded by the coding sequence atgaacacaGAAAAGTTGAAGAAGTTGCAATCGCAGGTGAGGATCGGCGGTAAGGGCACCCCAAGGCGCAAAAAGAAGGTCGTCCACTCGACCCAAGCGACCGACGACAAAAAACTGCAGTCCTCCCTCAAAAAGTTATCCGTAAATACGATACCAGGTATCGAAGAAGTAAACATGATCAAGGACGACGGAACTGTTATCCACTTCAACAATCCCAAGGCTCAAGCGTCTCTAGCAGCAAACACTTTCGCCATCACCGGCCACGGTGAAAACAAACAGATCACAGAAATGTTACCGGGTATTTTAAGTCAGCTGGGACCCGAGGGACTCAATCAGCTCAAGAGACTAGCAAGCACGGTTGCTAACACGGGATTGGGGAGAATCGTCTCCGAAGACGAGGAAGATTTGCCAGATCTAGTTGAAAACTTTGATGAAGCGTCAAAGGCTGAAGTTGCAAAGAAAGAAGGGGAAGAGAAGCCCAAGGAAAACTAA